CCTATATGGTTACCCGTTGGCAGCAATTTTGTGCCGGGGATAGGAATGCATTTGCCGAAATAACCGAGCTCAACTACATTTCCCTGTATCACTACGGCACGCGTTTTACGGCAGATCGTGACATGATCAAGGATTGTTTGCAGGATCTTTTTCTGGCTGTCTGGGAAAAACGCGAATCGCTGACTGGAATTGCTGCGATTAGGCCTTACCTTTTTCAATCGCTGAGAAACAATTTGGTACGCCGCAGCAGGAGGCAGTCCGTTTTCTCCGAGATAAGCGGCTATGAACCTTTCGATGAAATTTCGCCGGAATCTGACTGGATCATCAACGAAACCGATCAGCTGACGAGCACCAGGCTCCGGCAGGCGATAGAATCATTGCCGAAACGCCAGAAAGAAGCCTTATACCTCAAATATTACGAAAACCTTTCATACGAAGAAATCGCCGTGGTTATGGGTTTGCAACGCCAGGCAGTGGCTAATTACCTGCAATATGGTATTCAAAAACTAAGAGAATACTGGCACCACGCAGCAGTTTTCCTGATCCTTCTTTCCGACATTTCCTGGTATTAAAATTTTTATAAAAATATTCACAGGTTCATGGGTACTATTTGCTGACGAGATACTCATCGTATTAAAGCAAATAATTTCATTAATCCATGAATAATTATAAGGGCTTCGAGGTTAAAGACTGGCTGGAAGATCTGAAATTCCGACGGTGGGTTTATCATGGCGAGTCCGACTTATTCTTTAAAAACTTTACGGAAAACAATCCGCACCAGGTTTCCGTGATGGAGGAGGCACGGGAATTACTCCTGTCGGTACGCGGGAAGCTGGATGTGATTTCTGAGGCGGATCTCAGATCCAGGGTTAATGAGATCATGGAGTCGATCCCGGAGGCTGACCAGCCGCATTTTCAATGGTGGAAAGGCAACTGGCTGAAAGTAGCCGCAATGCTGATCCTGACGTTGGGTGTTGGTTTCGGTTTGTATAAAAATCGGGGTTCACTGGATAGCATGCAGTTCAGCCTGGCAGAAAAGGTGCAGCCGAAAAAGGCGAAAAATATCCGTATCACCAATCAGACAGACGGTATTCAGCTGGTGAGCCTTCCGGATGGGAGCTCGGTGGTGCTCAAAACGAATGCCCGAATCACGTATCCTGAATTTTTTGACAAGGATAAAAGGGAGGTTACCATGACTGGCGAGGCATTTTTCGAAGTGCTCAAGAATCCGGCGCGACCGTTTTTCGTGTACGCGGGATCGATGGTAACCAAAGTGAAAGGAACAAGTTTCAGTATCCGTGCCAACGAAGGTGACGATGAGGTGAAACTGGTGGTAAAAACCGGGATAGTAGAGGTTTCGGCGATAGAAACAAACGATATTAAAAAAGGATCAGCGCAAAAAACAATGCTTTTAAAGCCAAACGAGCAGGTTACTTTCAACCAGAAAAGCAGGAGCATGACCGCGAGCAAATTGCCTGAGCCCGTGCTGCTGGACCTGCCGGTGGAAAAACAGGAATTCGAATTCAAGCGAACGCCACTTCCGGAGGTATTTGCATTGCTTGAAAAGACTTACGGCGTCGTGATCCGGTTTGATGCCGATGCAATTTCCAGCTGTACCCTCACTGCGAAGTTGGGCGATGAGCCGGTGGCCGAAAAAATGGATATGATTTGTTCGGTGGTCAATGCCAGATATGTGCTCAGAGACGGAGCGATTGCCGTCATTTCCCAGGGATGTGACTAAAAACTTTAACCCCAATTCACTTATGAGAAGACTTCGACTTTTGAATGAGATCATAGCGCCGGTTATGAGATTCACCGTCGGCCAGTGTATTCTGCTGCTGTTCTTCATGCAGATCGCAACAGCCGACGATCTTCGGGCACAAGAGATTTTGAGTCAACGTATATCAATAACCGTTAATGAAATGGATATTGAAAAAGTGCTCGAAAAGATAGAAGTTCAAACCAAGATCCGCTTCGTATATAGTGCGGAGATCATTGGGGCGGAGCGTAAGGTTTCCTTTGAAGGAGAAAACCAGCGGCTCGATGCAGTACTGGAATCGCTTCTCGTACCATTAGGGATTGAATACAAGGTTTCGAAAAAAACGATCCTTTTGAAAAGGATTTCGGACAAAAAAACCTCTGAACAGCAACCAGTGAAGGCCACGGAAGGCAATAGTATCATGGACCGCGACGTGACCGGAAAGGTTACCGACGAAAAAGGAGCGGGCATCCCGGGAGTAAGCGTGGTGGTGAAGGGTACTACCCAGGGAACTTCTACTAACATCGACGGTGAATACCAAATTCTGGTGCCGGAAGAGAATACTGTGCTGATATTCAGCTTTGTAGGGTATATCAGCCAGGAAATACCACTCGGTGCGGTCACCAACCT
This Dyadobacter sp. UC 10 DNA region includes the following protein-coding sequences:
- a CDS encoding FecR family protein, giving the protein MNNYKGFEVKDWLEDLKFRRWVYHGESDLFFKNFTENNPHQVSVMEEARELLLSVRGKLDVISEADLRSRVNEIMESIPEADQPHFQWWKGNWLKVAAMLILTLGVGFGLYKNRGSLDSMQFSLAEKVQPKKAKNIRITNQTDGIQLVSLPDGSSVVLKTNARITYPEFFDKDKREVTMTGEAFFEVLKNPARPFFVYAGSMVTKVKGTSFSIRANEGDDEVKLVVKTGIVEVSAIETNDIKKGSAQKTMLLKPNEQVTFNQKSRSMTASKLPEPVLLDLPVEKQEFEFKRTPLPEVFALLEKTYGVVIRFDADAISSCTLTAKLGDEPVAEKMDMICSVVNARYVLRDGAIAVISQGCD
- a CDS encoding RNA polymerase sigma factor, whose translation is MEHSEHSSEAYMVTRWQQFCAGDRNAFAEITELNYISLYHYGTRFTADRDMIKDCLQDLFLAVWEKRESLTGIAAIRPYLFQSLRNNLVRRSRRQSVFSEISGYEPFDEISPESDWIINETDQLTSTRLRQAIESLPKRQKEALYLKYYENLSYEEIAVVMGLQRQAVANYLQYGIQKLREYWHHAAVFLILLSDISWY